A stretch of Pseudomonas sp. LS.1a DNA encodes these proteins:
- a CDS encoding AAA family ATPase, whose protein sequence is MKILAIRLKNLASLAGPVDIDFTAEPLASAGLFAITGPTGAGKSTLLDALCLALFGTVPRLNDIGREAKVPDADGEIPTSDPRNLLRRGTGSGFAEVDFVGIDGRRYRARWEANRARDKANGKLQHSRQSLYDLDSEQVLGSGKNEYKQLVEARLGLNFEQFTRAVMLAQSEFGAFLKADDKERSELLEKLTNTAIYTRLGQRAFSKAREAGEAHNALKDRASHLLPMATEARAELDQRLEQAQQQFKADQAGERQLEQQRNWLNEQRQLQAQHAEAGTALQAAEQDWQQLADQRLDLVRLERLAPQRHQFHRQQTLTAQLAPVAAKIAEQQQQQAELQVRTSELEQALDAARQALADSQARHSDNAPRLRQAFAAQDNLARLDQELAAQRSTSQQAEQQVAEGQQHLQQLEDNQQRSLQQLAQIDTALADSQHLAGLANAWHAYLPQLKQVMLIGGRLAKGREELPGLQAQASQANAHLQAERDAFELLFREAKAEPQALAEQIDLLGGMLQDNRKQQRAVEELSRLHGRELELRQQLEAVRERQQQAMQQRQQLITEGTAAKAELEAAEQALNLTRQLLERQRLARNTSVEELRGQLRDGEPCPVCGSAEHPFHQPEALLQSLGRHDQAEEDAAQKQVETLNGKLVELRTQLGVVNAQLKDYQQQQQQLSEQLQPLVAQVQAHSLWPALAPQDDRARSAWLDSQLRRLDEEIGQDEKRQSALLALQKDAARLNQQLQAAQQAQQQAQRHLEQQHQALASDEQQLQQSLDDLAGVLPEEALKALNDDPANAFLALDQQIAQRLQQLEQRKDEQEEQQARQAQLDKLRDQQQARVQTLQQLQQKLAALDEQRQQAQASLSELLGEHASAEAWQQHMDAALEQARALDADTAQRLQDLRTQGVQLASELRANTQQQQALDAECQQLQGQIAQWRGEHPELDDAGLDRLLGMDDTQVNELRQRLQGAEKAIEQGRVLLQEREQRLQQHAAQMTVDTSADALEQALTELRERLAGHEQQCAELRAQQADDQRRQQAHQALAAEIEQAHQQWQRWARLNALIGSASGDVFRKIAQGYNLDLLLHHANAQLRQLARRYRLKRGGSALGLLVLDTEMGDELRSVHSLSGGETFLVSLALALGLASMASSTLRIESLFIDEGFGSLDPESLQLAMDALDGLQAQGRKVAVISHVQEMHERIPVQIQVRRQGNGLSDVEVCG, encoded by the coding sequence ATGAAGATTCTCGCCATCCGCCTGAAGAACCTGGCATCCCTGGCCGGCCCGGTCGACATCGACTTCACCGCCGAGCCGCTGGCCAGCGCCGGCCTGTTCGCCATCACCGGGCCCACCGGTGCTGGCAAGAGTACCCTGCTCGATGCCCTGTGCCTGGCGCTGTTCGGCACCGTGCCACGCCTGAACGACATTGGCCGCGAAGCCAAGGTGCCGGACGCCGACGGTGAAATCCCCACCTCCGACCCGCGCAACCTGCTGCGCCGCGGCACCGGCAGCGGCTTTGCCGAAGTCGATTTCGTCGGCATCGATGGCCGCCGCTACCGTGCCCGCTGGGAAGCCAACCGCGCCCGCGACAAGGCCAACGGCAAGCTGCAGCACAGCCGCCAGAGCCTCTACGACCTGGACAGCGAGCAGGTGCTGGGCAGCGGCAAGAACGAATACAAGCAGCTGGTCGAAGCTCGCCTGGGCCTGAATTTCGAACAGTTCACCCGCGCGGTGATGCTGGCACAGAGCGAGTTTGGCGCCTTCCTCAAGGCCGATGACAAAGAGCGCAGCGAGCTGCTGGAAAAGCTCACCAATACTGCCATCTATACCCGCCTGGGCCAGCGCGCCTTCAGTAAGGCCCGCGAAGCCGGCGAGGCCCACAATGCCCTGAAGGACCGTGCCAGCCACCTGCTACCGATGGCCACCGAAGCCCGCGCCGAGCTCGACCAGCGTCTGGAGCAGGCGCAACAGCAGTTCAAGGCCGACCAGGCCGGCGAGCGTCAGCTGGAACAGCAACGCAACTGGCTGAACGAGCAGCGTCAGCTGCAGGCCCAGCACGCCGAAGCCGGCACCGCGCTGCAGGCCGCCGAACAGGACTGGCAACAACTGGCTGACCAGCGACTGGACCTCGTGCGCCTGGAGCGCCTGGCCCCGCAGCGTCACCAGTTCCACCGCCAACAGACACTGACCGCGCAACTGGCACCGGTGGCAGCGAAGATCGCCGAGCAACAGCAGCAGCAAGCCGAACTGCAGGTGCGCACCAGCGAACTCGAACAGGCGCTGGACGCCGCGCGTCAGGCGCTTGCCGATAGTCAGGCCCGCCACAGCGATAATGCCCCTCGTCTGCGCCAGGCCTTTGCCGCCCAGGACAACCTGGCCCGCCTGGACCAGGAGCTGGCAGCGCAGCGCAGCACCAGCCAACAGGCCGAGCAACAGGTCGCAGAAGGCCAGCAGCACCTGCAGCAGCTGGAAGACAACCAGCAGCGCAGCCTGCAGCAACTGGCGCAGATCGACACCGCGCTCGCCGACAGCCAGCACCTGGCGGGCCTGGCCAATGCCTGGCACGCCTACCTGCCACAACTGAAGCAGGTGATGCTGATCGGTGGCCGCCTGGCCAAGGGTCGTGAAGAACTGCCCGGCCTGCAGGCCCAGGCCAGCCAGGCCAATGCGCACTTGCAGGCCGAGCGCGATGCCTTCGAGTTGCTGTTCCGCGAGGCCAAGGCCGAACCCCAGGCCCTGGCAGAACAGATCGACTTGCTGGGTGGCATGCTGCAGGACAACCGCAAGCAGCAGCGCGCCGTGGAAGAACTGTCACGCCTGCATGGCCGTGAACTGGAACTGCGCCAGCAGCTGGAGGCCGTGCGCGAGCGGCAGCAGCAGGCCATGCAGCAACGCCAGCAGCTGATTACCGAAGGCACCGCCGCCAAGGCCGAGCTGGAAGCCGCCGAGCAAGCGCTCAACCTCACCCGCCAGTTGCTGGAGCGCCAGCGCCTGGCTCGTAACACCAGCGTCGAAGAGTTGCGCGGCCAATTGCGCGACGGCGAACCCTGCCCGGTGTGCGGCAGCGCCGAGCACCCGTTCCACCAGCCTGAAGCGCTGCTGCAAAGCCTGGGTCGCCATGACCAGGCCGAGGAAGACGCCGCGCAGAAACAGGTCGAAACCCTCAACGGCAAGCTGGTGGAGCTGCGCACCCAGCTGGGTGTGGTCAACGCCCAGCTCAAGGACTACCAGCAGCAACAGCAGCAACTGAGCGAACAGCTGCAACCGCTGGTGGCCCAGGTGCAGGCACACAGCCTGTGGCCTGCCCTCGCCCCGCAGGACGACAGGGCCCGCAGTGCCTGGCTCGACAGCCAGCTGCGGCGCCTGGACGAGGAAATCGGCCAGGACGAGAAACGCCAGAGCGCCCTGCTCGCCCTGCAAAAAGATGCAGCCCGTCTCAACCAGCAACTGCAGGCCGCCCAGCAGGCGCAACAGCAGGCCCAGCGCCACCTGGAGCAACAGCACCAGGCCCTGGCCAGCGACGAGCAGCAATTGCAGCAAAGCCTTGACGACCTGGCAGGCGTGTTGCCCGAAGAGGCCCTCAAGGCCTTGAACGACGACCCGGCCAATGCCTTCCTCGCCCTGGACCAGCAGATCGCGCAGCGCCTGCAGCAACTGGAGCAGCGCAAGGACGAACAGGAAGAACAGCAAGCCCGCCAGGCCCAGCTGGACAAGCTGCGCGACCAGCAACAGGCGCGCGTGCAGACCCTGCAGCAGTTGCAGCAGAAGCTTGCCGCCCTCGACGAGCAGCGCCAACAGGCCCAGGCTTCGCTCAGCGAACTGCTGGGCGAGCACGCCAGCGCCGAAGCCTGGCAACAGCACATGGACGCCGCGCTGGAGCAGGCCCGCGCCCTCGATGCCGACACTGCCCAGCGCCTGCAGGACCTGCGCACTCAAGGCGTGCAACTGGCCAGCGAACTCAGGGCCAACACCCAGCAGCAACAGGCGCTGGACGCCGAATGCCAGCAGTTGCAGGGCCAGATCGCCCAGTGGCGTGGTGAACACCCGGAACTGGACGACGCTGGCCTGGATCGCCTGCTGGGCATGGATGACACGCAGGTCAATGAACTGCGCCAACGCCTGCAAGGCGCCGAAAAAGCCATCGAACAGGGCCGCGTACTGCTGCAGGAACGTGAACAACGCCTGCAGCAACATGCCGCGCAAATGACCGTGGACACCTCGGCCGACGCCTTGGAACAGGCCCTGACCGAACTGCGCGAACGCCTGGCCGGCCACGAGCAGCAATGCGCCGAACTGCGTGCACAGCAGGCCGATGACCAGCGTCGCCAACAGGCGCACCAGGCGCTGGCGGCGGAAATCGAGCAGGCCCATCAGCAGTGGCAACGCTGGGCTCGCCTGAACGCCCTGATCGGCTCGGCCTCGGGCGATGTGTTCCGCAAGATCGCCCAGGGCTACAACCTCGACCTGCTGCTGCACCACGCCAACGCCCAACTGCGCCAGCTGGCCCGCCGCTACCGCCTCAAGCGCGGCGGCAGCGCCCTCGGCCTGCTGGTGCTGGACACCGAGATGGGCGACGAACTGCGTTCGGTGCACTCGCTGTCGGGTGGGGAAACTTTCCTGGTGTCGCTGGCCCTGGCCCTGGGCCTGGCCTCGATGGCCTCCAGCACGCTGCGCATCGAATCGCTGTTCATCGACGAAGGCTTCGGCAGCCTCGACCCCGAGTCGCTGCAACTGGCCATGGATGCCCTCGACGGCTTGCAGGCCCAAGGGCGCAAGGTAGCAGTCATTTCCCACGTGCAGGAAATGCACGAACGCATCCCGGTGCAGATCCAGGTGCGCCGCCAAGGCAACGGCCTGAGTGATGTGGAGGTGTGCGGGTGA
- a CDS encoding exonuclease SbcCD subunit D C-terminal domain-containing protein, whose protein sequence is MRLFHTSDWHLGQSLHGQERDFEHACFLDWLLGQLRLRQPDALLIAGDIFDTVNPPVKAQERLYDFIVQAHEQQPKLDIVMIAGNHDSGSRIELPAALMRRLRTHALGRVHWLDEGQLDAERLLIPLTNGRGKVAAWCLALPFLRPAEVTGPQLGDDYLQGITQVHQQLIAAAQKKRKKDQALIAISHAHMAGGAVSEDSERSLIIGNAEALPAKLFDKAISYVALGHLHKPQKVNREERIRYSGSPIPLSFAEINYPHQVLEVELDGTGLVSVEPRPVPRAVALQRVGPAPLGELLEQLAELPVIDLLEDPNRQPWLEVRVILDEPQPDLRQQIETALQGKAVRLIRISAEYAGRNNAEDDDLAFVELAQMTPQDLFSRAWEQAYGNPADEQALADFALLLQDVQQEEEQP, encoded by the coding sequence ATGCGTCTGTTTCATACCTCCGACTGGCACCTGGGCCAAAGCCTGCACGGCCAGGAACGCGACTTCGAACACGCCTGCTTCCTCGACTGGCTGCTCGGCCAGCTGCGCCTGCGCCAGCCGGATGCGCTGCTGATCGCCGGCGATATCTTCGACACGGTCAACCCGCCGGTCAAAGCCCAGGAACGTCTCTACGACTTCATCGTCCAGGCCCACGAGCAACAGCCGAAGCTGGACATTGTGATGATCGCTGGCAACCACGACTCCGGCTCGCGCATCGAGCTGCCCGCGGCGCTGATGCGCCGCCTGCGCACCCATGCCCTGGGCCGTGTGCACTGGTTGGACGAGGGCCAGCTGGATGCCGAGCGCCTGCTGATTCCGCTGACCAACGGCCGTGGCAAGGTCGCCGCCTGGTGCCTGGCCCTGCCCTTCCTGCGCCCGGCCGAAGTGACCGGCCCGCAACTGGGTGACGACTACCTGCAAGGCATCACCCAGGTGCACCAGCAGCTGATCGCCGCCGCGCAAAAGAAGCGCAAGAAGGACCAGGCGCTGATCGCCATCAGCCACGCGCACATGGCCGGTGGCGCGGTGTCGGAGGACTCCGAGCGCAGCCTGATCATCGGCAACGCCGAAGCGCTGCCGGCCAAGCTGTTCGACAAGGCCATCAGCTACGTCGCCCTGGGCCACCTGCACAAGCCGCAGAAGGTCAACCGCGAAGAACGCATCCGCTACAGCGGCTCGCCGATCCCGCTGTCGTTCGCCGAGATCAACTACCCGCACCAGGTGCTGGAAGTGGAGCTGGACGGCACCGGCCTGGTCAGCGTCGAACCACGCCCGGTACCGCGCGCCGTAGCCCTGCAACGGGTCGGCCCGGCACCACTGGGCGAACTGCTGGAGCAGTTGGCCGAGCTGCCAGTGATCGACCTGCTCGAAGACCCCAACCGCCAGCCCTGGTTGGAGGTGCGGGTGATACTGGACGAGCCGCAACCCGACCTGCGCCAGCAGATCGAAACCGCACTGCAAGGCAAGGCCGTGCGCCTGATCCGCATCAGCGCCGAATACGCCGGCCGCAACAACGCCGAAGACGATGACCTGGCCTTTGTCGAACTGGCCCAGATGACCCCGCAAGACCTGTTCAGCCGCGCCTGGGAGCAGGCCTATGGCAACCCCGCCGACGAACAGGCGCTGGCCGACTTCGCCCTGCTGTTGCAGGACGTGCAGCAGGAAGAGGAACAGCCATGA
- a CDS encoding RHS repeat-associated core domain-containing protein: protein MFEAARFGDEISHTGALGGFLLGAALGIALVATVAIATFTCGLGVALLAGIAAGLGGSLLTAAGEALGSLFSSPSGTITTASPNVFINSREAARVEKSIGACDKHPGPVQIAEGSTNVFINGVAAARKGDKLTCGATISGGSNNVFIGGGTYRYLPVDDEVPEWLRTTVDVLMAIAGAASGLANVLKMGTQAGMKAALPCALKFTAGFIAGEVAARYMVEPVARKVLGGLVGNPVDLTTGRKLIPDEIDFSLPGLMPIEWSRFYASDLTVDRVLGRGWVLPWEQSLRRRGSFIYLTDNQGRKVPFVTLQPGERIYNPHEQVYLVCTEGGHYILQTRDNLFFYFGEVPDTNSEVPLQRIENVLGHFLHFTRTPDGTLTDISATGGTRVHLHYDHPLGRLTDIKRVVNDQAVETLTQYRYDEHGQLSAVINRNGHTVRSFSYAEGLMVTHSNALGLGCHYRWETLGGQPRVVEHWTTDGEHYHFRYDLDARTSWATDVLGRELEVQYNPDHRVIASRDYGGERYAIALDEQGNMVGLDLPDGNRLAFKYDEYARLLEETDPLGRKTTYEYHHLTTLVTQVSYPDGSTWRARYDDKGNLLAEFDALGQMTEYLNSDDGLPHTIIDATYKSKYLWWNTLAQVERYQDCSGKSTWYRYDERQHLVAVTDALNQTTTLERKPDGEVLRISHPDGSAETFTYNVYGQVISHTDGKGQTTRLMRTARGLPSSRQDAKGQRVRYEYDKAVRLTALVNENNATYSFAYDASDRLTEEVRVDNLTRRFSYNVGGHLTRLDEIGYGENAERPERHTLFERDAIGRLVAKINRDASQTFAYDDGDRLLSIERQPTGIGKQLGISEEKLEYAYDLLGRLTKEVTPDGTLGYEYDPLGNLTTLTLPDGRKVNHLYYGSGHLHQLNLDGQVISDMERDDLHREVYRTQGKLTSCFGYDAMGRKAWQFASNLPADKLSQVHNTGINTSLLVEHAYNPIHRRYQYDPAGELVRTLDKLRGEIKYEYEANGQLRSRDTGSLVGSEEFRYDAAANRLDFNARQFDKVKDNRIKQWRDQEYRYDPWGNLIEKRSGHSKLQSFAYDCENRLVRAETLVNGKLESTGHYRYDSLGRRVAKQAEINGEVEQKRFLWQGLRMLREETPGQSILYLYEPGSYAPLARVDQAEGEEQKVYYFHTDQIGTPLELTDSNGKMVWQATYRSWGEIEQITVNKIEQNLRLQGQYLDFEIGLHYNLFRYFDPEIGRFITQDPISLQGGYNLYEYAPNTLTWIDPFGLCKSAASGDKGRSKAMHDLERNGFKIVAEEVTMKVNGSRVRADFVARDAQGNLHVFEVKHGAGSLTKNQKAAGVFDMSNPANTTQHLGGGTVKPSSGTAAKLKVDTKSARGKLLGGKGAVHDAIFNVLKYR, encoded by the coding sequence ATGTTCGAAGCGGCCAGGTTTGGCGACGAGATTTCACACACCGGCGCGTTGGGCGGCTTTCTGCTGGGCGCTGCCCTGGGTATCGCACTGGTGGCCACGGTGGCCATCGCCACCTTCACTTGCGGGTTAGGCGTGGCTTTGCTGGCCGGCATCGCGGCAGGTCTCGGGGGCAGCTTGCTGACCGCTGCCGGCGAGGCACTGGGCAGTCTGTTCTCATCCCCCTCAGGGACGATAACGACTGCCTCACCCAACGTGTTCATCAACAGCCGCGAGGCCGCCCGCGTCGAAAAAAGCATCGGCGCCTGCGACAAACATCCTGGCCCGGTGCAGATCGCCGAAGGCTCGACCAATGTCTTCATCAATGGCGTCGCGGCGGCGCGCAAGGGCGACAAGCTGACCTGCGGCGCGACCATTTCCGGGGGTTCGAACAACGTCTTCATCGGCGGTGGCACTTACCGCTACCTGCCCGTGGATGACGAAGTCCCGGAGTGGCTGCGCACTACCGTGGATGTGCTGATGGCGATTGCTGGCGCAGCCAGTGGCCTCGCGAATGTGCTCAAGATGGGTACCCAGGCCGGTATGAAGGCCGCCCTACCTTGTGCCCTGAAATTCACGGCCGGCTTCATTGCCGGCGAAGTGGCCGCCCGTTACATGGTCGAACCCGTGGCACGCAAGGTGTTGGGTGGACTGGTTGGCAACCCGGTCGACCTCACCACCGGTCGCAAGCTGATCCCCGACGAGATCGACTTCAGCCTGCCCGGGCTGATGCCGATCGAGTGGTCACGTTTCTACGCCAGCGACCTTACCGTCGACCGCGTGCTCGGGCGCGGCTGGGTGCTGCCTTGGGAGCAAAGTCTGCGTCGGCGGGGCTCATTCATTTACCTCACCGACAACCAAGGCCGCAAAGTTCCGTTCGTGACCCTGCAACCGGGCGAACGGATCTACAACCCGCACGAGCAGGTGTACCTGGTGTGCACCGAGGGCGGCCACTACATCCTGCAAACGCGGGACAACCTGTTCTTCTACTTCGGCGAAGTGCCAGACACCAACAGCGAAGTGCCGCTGCAGCGCATCGAGAACGTTCTCGGTCACTTCCTGCATTTCACCCGCACGCCCGATGGTACGCTGACCGACATCAGCGCCACCGGCGGTACCCGCGTGCACCTGCACTACGACCACCCGCTGGGCCGCCTGACCGACATCAAGCGCGTGGTGAACGACCAGGCCGTCGAAACGCTCACCCAGTACCGCTACGATGAACACGGCCAGCTGAGCGCGGTGATCAACCGCAACGGCCACACCGTGCGCAGTTTCAGCTACGCCGAAGGCCTGATGGTGACTCACAGCAACGCGCTGGGCCTGGGCTGCCATTACCGCTGGGAAACCCTCGGCGGCCAGCCGCGGGTGGTCGAGCACTGGACCACCGATGGCGAACACTACCACTTCCGCTACGACCTCGATGCCCGTACCAGCTGGGCCACCGACGTGCTCGGCCGCGAGCTGGAAGTGCAGTACAACCCCGACCACCGGGTGATCGCCAGCCGCGACTACGGCGGCGAACGCTACGCCATCGCGCTGGACGAGCAGGGCAACATGGTTGGCCTGGACTTGCCGGACGGCAACCGGCTCGCCTTCAAGTACGATGAATACGCCCGCCTGCTGGAAGAAACCGACCCGCTGGGCCGCAAGACCACCTACGAATATCACCACCTGACCACGCTGGTGACCCAGGTCAGCTATCCGGACGGCAGCACCTGGCGAGCGCGCTACGACGACAAGGGCAACCTGCTCGCCGAATTCGATGCACTGGGCCAGATGACCGAGTACCTGAACAGCGATGACGGCCTGCCGCATACCATCATCGATGCAACTTACAAGTCCAAGTACCTGTGGTGGAACACCCTGGCCCAGGTCGAGCGTTATCAGGACTGCTCGGGCAAGAGCACCTGGTACCGCTACGACGAGCGTCAGCACCTCGTCGCGGTGACCGATGCGCTGAACCAGACCACCACCCTGGAGCGCAAGCCCGACGGCGAAGTGCTGCGCATCAGTCACCCGGACGGTAGCGCGGAAACCTTCACCTACAACGTCTACGGCCAGGTAATCAGCCACACCGACGGCAAGGGCCAGACCACACGCCTGATGCGCACGGCCCGTGGCCTGCCGAGCAGCCGCCAGGATGCCAAGGGCCAGCGGGTGCGTTACGAGTACGACAAGGCCGTGCGCCTGACCGCGCTGGTCAACGAAAACAACGCTACTTACAGCTTTGCCTACGACGCCTCGGACCGGCTGACTGAAGAAGTGCGGGTGGATAACCTGACCCGGCGTTTCAGCTACAACGTCGGTGGCCATCTGACCCGACTGGATGAGATTGGCTACGGTGAAAACGCCGAACGCCCGGAACGTCATACGCTGTTCGAGCGCGATGCCATTGGCCGGTTGGTCGCCAAGATCAACCGCGATGCGAGCCAGACCTTCGCGTACGACGACGGCGACCGGCTGCTGAGCATTGAGCGGCAGCCGACCGGGATCGGCAAGCAGCTTGGGATCAGCGAAGAAAAGCTGGAGTACGCCTACGATCTGCTGGGCCGGCTGACCAAAGAAGTCACCCCTGACGGCACGCTCGGCTACGAGTACGACCCGCTCGGCAACCTGACCACCCTGACCCTGCCGGACGGTCGCAAGGTCAACCACCTGTACTATGGCAGTGGGCACCTGCACCAGTTGAACCTGGATGGCCAGGTTATCAGCGATATGGAGCGTGATGACCTGCACCGCGAGGTGTACCGGACCCAGGGCAAGCTCACCAGCTGCTTTGGCTATGACGCCATGGGGCGCAAGGCCTGGCAGTTTGCCTCGAACTTGCCGGCCGACAAGCTCTCGCAGGTGCACAACACCGGTATCAATACCTCGTTGCTGGTGGAGCATGCGTACAACCCGATCCACCGTCGCTATCAGTACGACCCGGCAGGTGAATTGGTGCGCACGCTGGACAAGCTGCGTGGCGAGATCAAGTACGAGTACGAAGCCAACGGGCAGTTGCGCAGCCGCGATACCGGCTCACTGGTGGGTAGCGAGGAATTCCGCTACGACGCGGCAGCCAACCGGCTGGACTTCAACGCGCGGCAGTTCGACAAGGTCAAGGACAACCGGATCAAACAGTGGCGGGATCAGGAGTACCGCTACGATCCGTGGGGCAACCTGATCGAGAAGCGCTCGGGGCATAGCAAGCTGCAGAGCTTTGCCTATGACTGCGAGAACCGGCTGGTGCGTGCCGAGACATTGGTCAATGGCAAGCTGGAGAGTACCGGGCACTACCGTTATGACAGCCTGGGACGGCGGGTTGCCAAGCAAGCGGAAATCAACGGCGAAGTCGAACAGAAGCGCTTCCTCTGGCAAGGGCTGAGAATGCTGCGGGAGGAGACGCCGGGGCAGAGCATCCTGTACCTGTATGAGCCGGGCAGCTATGCGCCGTTGGCGCGGGTCGATCAGGCGGAAGGGGAAGAGCAGAAGGTCTATTACTTCCATACTGACCAGATTGGCACGCCGTTGGAGCTGACGGACAGCAATGGCAAGATGGTTTGGCAGGCGACGTATCGCTCATGGGGGGAGATAGAGCAGATAACGGTCAATAAAATTGAGCAGAATCTGCGACTTCAGGGGCAATATCTCGATTTTGAAATAGGCCTGCACTATAATTTATTCAGATATTTTGATCCTGAGATAGGGCGATTTATTACGCAGGATCCGATAAGCCTCCAAGGTGGGTACAATCTTTATGAGTATGCACCAAATACATTGACTTGGATTGACCCATTCGGCTTGTGCAAAAGCGCCGCAAGTGGTGACAAGGGAAGATCAAAGGCGATGCACGATTTGGAGCGTAACGGCTTTAAGATAGTTGCCGAAGAAGTTACCATGAAGGTTAATGGAAGTAGGGTTAGAGCGGATTTTGTCGCTAGAGATGCTCAGGGGAATTTGCATGTATTCGAGGTAAAGCATGGGGCAGGCTCGCTTACTAAGAACCAAAAAGCCGCAGGTGTATTTGATATGAGTAACCCTGCAAATACCACCCAGCATCTTGGGGGTGGTACCGTTAAGCCATCTAGTGGTACTGCGGCCAAGCTGAAAGTTGACACTAAAAGTGCGCGCGGCAAATTACTTGGTGGAAAAGGAGCTGTGCATGATGCAATATTTAACGTCCTTAAATATCGGTGA
- a CDS encoding imm11 family protein: MNYYSMCHEVVEGGYTDGDVVFHPSLSDYYQIGISLSLNGVSVSVVLDKKVRALGSDFFLTTSGAFFVSQEFKDVLGELNTNLQFSPADVKHSNGKPTVKKYYFIHANDRCACFDYGLSEYSGKSLVMSKIKAGELAADYKVRGVKKMCIDETKTGSLDLFFVAGVIWIDPIVSEVLVRKIESNKLLVRFSAIG, encoded by the coding sequence ATGAACTATTATTCAATGTGTCATGAAGTAGTGGAAGGTGGCTATACAGATGGAGATGTAGTGTTCCACCCATCCCTATCTGATTATTATCAGATAGGGATAAGTCTCTCCTTGAATGGTGTGTCGGTTTCTGTGGTTTTGGATAAAAAGGTTCGCGCTCTTGGGTCTGATTTTTTCTTGACAACTTCCGGTGCTTTTTTTGTATCCCAGGAGTTTAAGGATGTTCTTGGGGAGCTAAATACTAACCTGCAGTTTTCCCCCGCAGATGTAAAGCACTCTAATGGAAAGCCTACGGTCAAAAAGTATTATTTTATTCACGCTAATGACAGGTGCGCATGCTTTGACTACGGGCTATCGGAGTACTCTGGTAAGTCTTTGGTTATGAGTAAGATTAAGGCCGGTGAGCTGGCGGCTGATTACAAGGTCCGAGGCGTAAAGAAGATGTGTATTGATGAGACAAAGACTGGTTCGCTGGACCTTTTCTTTGTGGCAGGTGTGATCTGGATCGACCCTATTGTCTCAGAGGTATTGGTGCGCAAGATTGAAAGCAATAAATTGCTGGTCAGGTTCAGTGCTATTGGGTAA
- a CDS encoding AHH domain-containing protein, which yields MNIHKLSNIIYLPKYEENHPVRTVHRGSHAQYNSAVEKKLDIIHEYGKKNGWTKADYQKAIHGVMVHERKGLRAGKTMLNKNSVRGATCG from the coding sequence GTGAATATTCATAAGCTGTCCAATATTATTTATCTGCCTAAGTATGAGGAGAACCATCCGGTGCGAACGGTGCATCGTGGCTCTCACGCGCAATATAATTCGGCTGTAGAGAAGAAGCTGGATATTATTCACGAATACGGCAAGAAAAATGGCTGGACCAAAGCGGACTACCAGAAGGCTATTCACGGAGTCATGGTTCATGAGAGAAAAGGTCTGCGTGCAGGTAAAACGATGCTGAATAAAAACTCTGTTCGGGGAGCGACTTGTGGCTAA
- a CDS encoding DUF2628 domain-containing protein, with protein MEGIPQTQSTPGNLKPKWRERFAFFDQYGAPTSEPYKAAFRALPFGKKLLINNNFIAFFFGPIYWFVLGLWKKNLVMLAIMIAIGVLLSYYEIATGSEIPRPVDNGISMAFAFLYSFLTNRAYYLKQTKGQQSWNPFEGQRFI; from the coding sequence ATGGAAGGCATCCCACAAACCCAATCCACCCCAGGCAACCTCAAGCCAAAATGGCGGGAGCGTTTCGCCTTCTTCGATCAGTACGGCGCACCCACCTCCGAGCCCTACAAAGCCGCTTTCCGCGCCTTGCCATTTGGCAAGAAGCTGCTGATCAACAACAACTTCATCGCCTTTTTCTTCGGCCCGATCTACTGGTTCGTGCTGGGGCTGTGGAAGAAGAACCTGGTCATGCTGGCCATCATGATCGCCATCGGCGTTCTCCTGAGCTACTACGAGATCGCGACGGGTAGCGAGATCCCTCGCCCGGTGGATAACGGCATCAGCATGGCGTTTGCGTTTCTGTACAGCTTCCTGACCAACCGTGCCTACTACCTGAAGCAGACCAAAGGGCAGCAGAGCTGGAACCCGTTCGAGGGGCAGCGGTTCATCTGA